One Hemitrygon akajei chromosome 11, sHemAka1.3, whole genome shotgun sequence DNA segment encodes these proteins:
- the antkmt gene encoding adenine nucleotide translocase lysine N-methyltransferase: MDQDDTEGESVLKNQSVGGWGLLQIAGCTGLTAYIVWAGILMPGFRRVPLRLQVPYIPASRKQVQNVMTLLEGRSGKIVDLGSGDGRIVLEASKRGFRPAVGYELNPWLIRLSQFHAWRAGYLNKVSYVKQDLWQVDLSHCSNVTAFLAPSVLSLLEAKLLSELPEDAWIVAGRFPFPSWKPCCTVGEGVDRAWLYSAKRLRQENKSQIAQEGTAV; this comes from the exons ATGGACCAGGATGACACAGAAGGGGAATCTGTCCTGAAGAACCAGTCAGTTGGTGGCTGGGGTTTATTGCAGATCGCTGGATGCACAGGCTTAACTGCCTATATAGTATGGGCAGGCATACTGATGCCTGGTTTCAGGAGGGTGCCTCTGAGGTTACAG GTGCCATACATACCTGCAAGCCGCAAGCAAGTGCAGAATGTGATGACGTTACTTGAAGGTCGGTCTGGCAAGATTGTGGACTTAGGATCAGGTGATGGCAGAATT GTTTTGGAAGCTAGCAAGCGTGGCTTCCGCCCAGCTGTTGGCTATGAATTGAACCCATGGCTCATCAGGTTGTCACAGTTCCACGCTTGGAGAGCAGGCTACCTCAACAAGGTTTCTTACGTGAAGCAAGATCTGTGGCAg GTTGATCTGTCACACTGTTCCAATGTAACAGCTTTCCTAGCTCCCAGTGTG CTTTCTTTACTAGAGGCCAAGCTGTTATCTGAACTTCCAGAAGATGCCTGGATTGTCGCTGGTCGTTTTCCTTTCCCAAGCTGGAAACCATGCTGCACGGTTGGTGAAGGAGTGGACCGAGCCTGGCTTTACAGTGCCAAAAGACTGCGTCAAGAAAATAAATCCCAAATCGCACAGGAAGGAACAGCTGTGTAA